One genomic region from Cucumis melo cultivar AY chromosome 9, USDA_Cmelo_AY_1.0, whole genome shotgun sequence encodes:
- the LOC103503157 gene encoding protein PXR1: MACTIDFRRLDEGFGGKTYKRKREEAEKSLIITESENADTAMEIDDSLPPPPAKRSAIPSSENPDKPTYGNPTYDGVIAGKVSGRKWKQPRKHRTSAMQVSRKGTTFEERERQKMIKAAFKERKEELKEQIRLNKVEKRKKREEREKKKKENILRSGTKLQKITNPKTLKKIAKSKQKKLLKVVPEDYIKK; the protein is encoded by the coding sequence ATGGCGTGCACAATCGACTTCCGCCGCCTGGATGAGGGTTTTGGTGGAAAAACGTATAAGAGAAAGCGTGAAGAAGCTGAGAAAAGCCTCATCATCACTGAATCCGAAAATGCCGACACCGCAATGGAGATCGACGACTCACTTCCACCACCACCTGCCAAGCGATCCGCTATTCCTTCCTCGGAAAATCCTGATAAACCCACTTACGGAAACCCCACATATGACGGCGTGATTGCCGGAAAAGTCTCCGGACGGAAGTGGAAACAGCCGCGGAAGCACAGGACGTCCGCTATGCAGGTGAGCCGTAAAGGCACCACGTTCGAGGAGAGGGAGAGGCAGAAGATGATTAAGGCGGCGTTTAAGGAACGGAAGGAGGAGTTGAAGGAGCAGATTAGGTTAAATAAGGtggagaagagaaagaagagggaggagagagagaagaagaagaaggaaaacatTTTGAGATCTGGAACTAAGCTACAAAAGATTACAAATCCCAAAACACTGAAGAAGATTGCAAAGTCTAAGCAGAAGAAGCTCCTCAAGGTTGTTCCTGAGGATTACATCAAAAAATAG